From a region of the Streptomyces sp. B21-083 genome:
- a CDS encoding inositol-3-phosphate synthase, protein MGSIRVAVVGVGNCAASLVQGVEYYKDADPASKAPGLMHVQFGDYHVKDIEFVAAFDVDAKKVGLDLADAIGASENNTIKICDVPNTGVKVRRGHTLDGLGKYYRETIEESEAEPVDVVKILKKKQVDVLVCYLPVGSEAAAKFYAQCAIDAKVAFVNALPVFIAGTKEWADKFTEAGVPIVGDDIKSQVGATITHRVMAKLFEDRGVVLDRTMQLNVGGNMDFKNMLERDRLESKKISKTQAVTSQIRDRELGADNVHIGPSDYVAWLDDRKWAYVRLEGRAFGDVPLNLEYKLEVWDSPNSAGVIIDAVRAAKIAKDRGIGGPILSASSYFMKSPPVQYFDDEARDNVEKFIKGEVER, encoded by the coding sequence ATGGGTTCCATTCGCGTAGCCGTCGTCGGCGTGGGCAACTGCGCCGCGTCGCTGGTACAGGGAGTCGAGTACTACAAGGACGCCGATCCGGCGTCGAAGGCCCCCGGCCTGATGCATGTCCAGTTCGGTGACTACCACGTCAAGGACATCGAGTTCGTCGCCGCGTTCGACGTGGACGCCAAGAAGGTAGGCCTCGACCTGGCGGACGCCATCGGCGCCTCCGAGAACAACACCATCAAGATCTGCGACGTGCCGAACACCGGTGTGAAGGTCCGGCGTGGCCACACTCTCGACGGTCTCGGCAAGTACTACCGCGAGACCATCGAGGAGTCCGAGGCCGAGCCTGTCGACGTCGTCAAAATCCTCAAGAAGAAGCAGGTCGACGTCCTCGTCTGCTACCTGCCCGTCGGTTCCGAGGCCGCGGCGAAGTTCTACGCCCAGTGCGCCATCGACGCCAAGGTCGCCTTCGTCAACGCCCTTCCGGTCTTCATCGCCGGCACCAAGGAGTGGGCGGACAAGTTCACCGAGGCGGGCGTCCCGATCGTCGGCGACGACATCAAGTCGCAGGTCGGCGCCACGATCACGCACCGTGTGATGGCGAAGCTGTTCGAGGACCGGGGTGTGGTCCTGGACCGCACGATGCAGCTGAACGTCGGCGGCAACATGGACTTCAAGAACATGCTCGAGCGCGACCGCCTGGAGTCCAAGAAGATCTCCAAGACGCAGGCCGTCACCTCCCAGATCCGTGACCGCGAACTCGGCGCCGACAACGTCCACATCGGCCCCTCCGACTACGTGGCCTGGCTCGACGACCGGAAGTGGGCGTACGTCCGCCTTGAGGGCCGTGCGTTCGGCGACGTCCCGCTGAACCTGGAGTACAAGCTGGAGGTCTGGGACTCCCCGAACTCCGCCGGTGTCATCATCGACGCCGTGCGCGCCGCGAAGATCGCCAAGGACCGCGGTATCGGCGGCCCGATCCTCTCCGCGTCGAGCTACTTCATGAAGTCCCCGCCGGTCCAGTACTTCGACGACGAGGCACGGGACAACGTCGAGAAGTTCATCAAGGGCGAAGTCGAGCGCTGA
- a CDS encoding MFS transporter, whose translation MAVVRDLRVLLHLRNFRRLLAVRLLSQGADGVYQVALAAYVVFSPEKQTSATAIASAMAVLLLPYSLVGPFAGVLLDRWRRRQVFLYGNALRALLACVTAVLMLSHVPDWLFYVSALCVTAVNRFVLAGLSASLPRVVDDERLVIANSLSPTAGTLAATAGGGLAFVVRLAGSDSDAAVVLLGAVLYLCASLASLRLDPELLGPDPGLVQPRLGAALTGTARGLAAGIRHLAEPGRREAAWSLAAMTMMRFCYGALTVMVLMLCRYAFSDGSDDGLALLGLAVGISGAGFFVAAVMTPAGVGRLGPGGWIVVCAGAAAVLVPGLGLAFTEVPMLIAAFVLGLVTQGSKIATDTIVQSSVADGFRGRIFSVYDVLFNVAFVGAAGVAALMLPSDGRSVPLLVTIAVIYGAIATTMARFERQ comes from the coding sequence ATGGCTGTCGTACGTGACCTGCGGGTACTCCTGCACCTGAGGAACTTCCGGCGCCTGCTGGCAGTACGGCTGCTCTCCCAGGGCGCCGACGGCGTCTACCAGGTCGCGCTCGCCGCGTACGTCGTCTTCTCGCCGGAGAAGCAGACGTCGGCGACCGCGATCGCCTCCGCCATGGCGGTACTGCTCCTGCCGTACTCCCTGGTCGGCCCTTTCGCGGGCGTCCTGCTGGACCGCTGGCGACGCCGCCAGGTCTTCCTGTACGGCAACGCGCTGCGCGCTCTGCTGGCATGCGTGACGGCCGTCCTGATGCTGAGCCATGTCCCGGACTGGCTCTTCTACGTCTCCGCCCTCTGCGTCACCGCCGTCAACCGCTTCGTCCTGGCCGGGCTCTCGGCGTCCCTGCCCCGCGTGGTCGACGACGAGCGCCTGGTGATCGCCAACTCGCTCTCCCCGACAGCGGGCACGCTCGCTGCCACCGCGGGCGGCGGGCTCGCCTTCGTCGTACGGCTGGCGGGCTCCGACTCCGACGCCGCGGTGGTCCTCCTGGGCGCGGTCCTGTACCTCTGCGCGTCACTCGCCTCCCTGCGCCTCGACCCGGAACTGCTCGGTCCCGACCCCGGGTTGGTCCAGCCCCGGCTGGGGGCAGCGCTCACCGGCACCGCCCGCGGTCTGGCGGCAGGCATACGGCATCTGGCGGAGCCCGGGCGCCGGGAGGCAGCCTGGTCGCTGGCCGCGATGACGATGATGCGGTTCTGCTACGGCGCCCTGACGGTCATGGTGCTCATGCTCTGCCGGTACGCCTTCTCGGACGGCTCCGACGACGGGCTGGCCCTGCTGGGCCTCGCGGTGGGCATCTCCGGGGCGGGATTCTTCGTCGCGGCCGTCATGACCCCGGCGGGGGTCGGGCGTCTCGGACCCGGCGGCTGGATCGTGGTGTGCGCCGGCGCGGCGGCGGTCCTGGTGCCCGGGCTCGGCCTGGCGTTCACCGAAGTGCCCATGCTGATCGCGGCGTTCGTCCTGGGCCTCGTCACCCAGGGCTCGAAGATCGCCACGGACACGATCGTCCAGTCCTCGGTCGCCGACGGCTTCCGCGGCCGGATCTTCTCCGTCTACGACGTCCTGTTCAACGTCGCCTTCGTCGGCGCGGCGGGAGTGGCGGCCCTGATGCTGCCCTCCGACGGCCGCTCGGTGCCGCTCTTGGTCACAATCGCCGTTATCTACGGCGCAATTGCTACGACTATGGCCCGCTTTGAGCGTCAGTAA
- a CDS encoding LppU/SCO3897 family protein — protein MTTPPPQDQTPTTPATVPPAVPQQPYPPHQGAPFQGAPVPPPAPANRFSKKLLRIGVFVVVAIAIAGGKWYFGQSDAETTSVGACMHNDGSEKDADLNEVDCTSSDAQYKVVQKFDNTSDADKCEGVTESTIAYYQQGGSHDVVLCLKEV, from the coding sequence GTGACCACTCCGCCGCCGCAGGACCAGACTCCGACCACTCCTGCGACCGTCCCGCCGGCGGTTCCCCAGCAGCCGTACCCGCCGCACCAGGGCGCCCCTTTCCAGGGAGCCCCGGTCCCGCCGCCCGCACCGGCCAACCGCTTCAGCAAGAAGCTGCTGCGCATAGGCGTGTTCGTCGTGGTCGCGATAGCCATCGCCGGCGGCAAGTGGTACTTCGGCCAGAGTGACGCCGAGACGACGTCCGTGGGCGCCTGTATGCACAACGACGGTTCGGAGAAGGACGCCGACCTCAACGAAGTCGACTGCACCTCAAGCGACGCCCAGTACAAGGTTGTCCAGAAGTTCGACAACACCAGCGACGCCGACAAGTGCGAGGGCGTCACGGAGTCGACGATCGCCTACTACCAGCAGGGCGGCAGCCACGACGTCGTGCTCTGCCTCAAGGAAGTCTGA
- a CDS encoding CCA tRNA nucleotidyltransferase: MPNANEDNSSALSQVQHHAVTELLRVAPVADDLARRFQEAGFSLALVGGSVRDALLGRLGNDLDFTTDARPEDVLKIVRPWADSVWEVGIAFGTVGVQKDARVGDADRSFQIEVTTYRSEAYDRTSRKPEVSYGDSIEEDLVRRDFTVNAMAVALPEKVFIDPHGGREDLARRVLRTPGTPEESFSDDPLRMMRAARFAAQLDFEVAPEVVTAMTDMAGRIEIVSAERVRDELNKLILSAHPRKGLTLLVDTGLADHVLPELPALRLERDEHHRHKDVYEHTLIVLEQAMELEGDGPDLVLRLAALLHDIGKPRTRRFEEDGRVSFHHHEVVGAKMTKKRMTALKYSNELVKDVSRLVELHLRFHGYGTGEWTDSAVRRYVRDSGPLLDRLHKLTRSDCTTRNKRRATALSRAYDGLEERISQLQEQEELDSIRPDLDGNQIMEILGTGPGPAIGQAYKFLLELRLENGPMEREAAVGALKEWWAEQS; the protein is encoded by the coding sequence GTGCCGAACGCCAACGAAGACAATTCCAGCGCCCTGAGCCAGGTGCAGCACCACGCGGTGACTGAGCTGCTGCGGGTGGCCCCGGTCGCGGACGATCTCGCCCGCCGTTTCCAGGAGGCCGGGTTCTCGCTCGCCCTGGTCGGCGGCTCTGTCCGGGACGCGCTGCTGGGCCGGCTCGGCAACGACCTGGACTTCACGACCGACGCCCGGCCCGAGGACGTCCTGAAGATCGTCCGGCCCTGGGCGGACTCCGTGTGGGAGGTCGGGATCGCCTTCGGCACGGTGGGGGTACAGAAGGACGCCCGCGTCGGAGACGCTGATCGGAGCTTCCAGATCGAGGTGACGACGTATCGGTCGGAGGCCTACGACCGGACCTCGCGCAAGCCCGAGGTGTCGTACGGCGACTCCATCGAGGAGGACCTCGTCCGGCGGGACTTCACGGTGAACGCGATGGCCGTGGCCCTTCCGGAGAAGGTGTTCATCGATCCGCACGGCGGTCGCGAGGACCTGGCGAGGCGGGTGCTGCGTACGCCGGGCACGCCTGAGGAGTCCTTCTCGGACGATCCGCTGCGGATGATGAGGGCCGCGCGGTTCGCCGCCCAGCTCGACTTCGAGGTGGCTCCCGAGGTCGTCACCGCCATGACCGACATGGCCGGGCGTATCGAGATCGTCTCGGCCGAGCGGGTACGGGACGAGCTCAACAAGCTGATCCTGTCCGCCCACCCGCGCAAGGGCCTGACGCTACTGGTTGACACCGGCCTGGCCGACCACGTACTGCCCGAGCTGCCGGCCCTGCGTCTGGAGCGCGACGAGCACCACCGGCACAAGGACGTCTACGAGCACACGCTGATCGTCCTGGAGCAGGCGATGGAACTGGAGGGGGACGGGCCCGACCTCGTTCTCCGGCTGGCCGCGCTGTTGCACGACATCGGCAAGCCGCGTACCCGCCGCTTCGAGGAGGACGGGCGGGTCTCGTTCCACCACCACGAGGTGGTCGGCGCGAAGATGACCAAGAAGCGGATGACTGCGCTCAAGTACTCCAACGAGCTGGTGAAGGACGTTTCCCGTCTGGTCGAACTCCACCTGCGCTTCCACGGGTACGGCACCGGGGAGTGGACGGACTCGGCGGTCCGCCGCTATGTGCGGGACTCGGGGCCTCTCCTCGACCGCCTGCACAAGCTGACCCGCTCGGACTGCACCACGCGGAACAAGCGCAGGGCCACGGCACTCTCGCGTGCGTACGACGGCCTGGAAGAGCGCATCTCCCAGCTTCAGGAGCAGGAGGAGCTGGACTCGATCCGTCCCGACCTCGACGGCAACCAGATCATGGAGATCCTGGGTACCGGACCCGGGCCGGCGATCGGGCAGGCGTACAAATTCCTGCTGGAGCTGCGGCTGGAGAACGGGCCGATGGAGCGGGAGGCTGCGGTGGGGGCGCTCAAGGAGTGGTGGGCCGAGCAGAGCTGA
- a CDS encoding DUF6049 family protein translates to MAEAADFPGLTPSLARRWFRRAGVLLTGAPLLAGLLQLPAGQPAYAAGSDPVVVSLDSLTPSAPTDGDTLTVSGTVTNKGKKAVTDAHVDLRVGQLLTTRSGIDDVAARTDYLSGADGTEVGGKYVEKFSKLTPGVAQPFTLSVPVDKLDLGQDGVYQIGVSLSGETATAPYEQVLGIQRTFLPWQPEEADTRTRTTYLWPLVSTVHMTAETGPGEQQTPVFLNDDLAAEISPGGRLEQMLSLGKDLDVTWVIDPDLLASVDAMIGNYGIQGADGTSTPGTGQTVAKQWLAELQDAVEGKEVVALPFGDPDLASIAHNGKNVTGTLSHLKSATDVATATVATILHVTPSTDFAWPVNGAVDPSIVKIATSAGADKVIARSDSLKETGDLPYTPSAARPIGGGTTAVVADTRLSTAFQGDMTRASGSTLAVQKFLATSLTTTLQTDKQRTVVVAPQRMPSASQAQTMEKAITALQDSNWSQPQELTATADTKPDPGATTKVPSASSYPATLRRQQLPQSAFAQIATTQNKLDNFKIILTDKTRVETPFGRAINREMATSWRGRSGAAISFRRGVESHLNDLTDQVKLIEKSETKLSGGSATIPVTVQNNLVQPVDNLVLRVTSTNPTRLKIGDDDYQERSVAVTGGHSQSVKFTTSSNANGPITVIAQLYTKNGQKYGPAVSFDVRVTEFTAMAMLVIGGGFLLLVLAGLRMYTQRKRAAARRAEEGEGEHEGEDGATEDTGGADENHDGPESRPQGESDATVPADAPDQPSDPTPNTAPESADPSGTGERVDR, encoded by the coding sequence GTGGCCGAGGCGGCAGACTTTCCGGGGCTGACTCCCTCTCTCGCGCGCCGGTGGTTCCGGCGAGCCGGAGTGCTGCTCACGGGGGCGCCCCTGCTGGCCGGTCTCCTCCAACTACCCGCCGGGCAGCCCGCGTATGCCGCGGGTTCCGATCCGGTGGTCGTCTCCCTCGACTCGCTCACCCCGAGCGCCCCCACGGACGGGGACACGCTGACCGTGTCCGGCACGGTGACCAACAAGGGCAAGAAGGCCGTCACGGACGCCCATGTGGACCTGCGCGTGGGGCAGCTGCTGACCACCCGCTCGGGGATCGACGACGTCGCCGCCCGCACCGACTACCTGTCGGGCGCCGACGGGACGGAGGTCGGCGGCAAATACGTCGAGAAGTTCTCGAAGCTCACTCCGGGCGTCGCCCAGCCGTTCACCCTCTCCGTGCCGGTCGACAAGCTGGACCTCGGCCAGGACGGCGTCTACCAGATCGGCGTCTCACTGTCCGGCGAGACGGCCACAGCGCCCTACGAACAGGTGCTGGGCATCCAGCGGACCTTCCTGCCGTGGCAGCCCGAGGAAGCGGACACCAGAACCCGCACGACGTATCTGTGGCCGTTGGTCTCCACGGTCCACATGACGGCGGAGACCGGCCCCGGCGAGCAGCAGACGCCCGTCTTCCTCAACGACGACCTCGCCGCGGAGATCTCCCCGGGCGGACGCCTGGAGCAGATGCTGTCCCTGGGCAAGGATCTCGACGTCACCTGGGTGATCGACCCCGACCTGCTGGCCTCCGTCGACGCGATGATCGGCAACTACGGCATCCAGGGCGCCGACGGCACCAGTACGCCCGGCACCGGGCAGACGGTCGCCAAGCAGTGGCTCGCCGAACTCCAGGACGCCGTCGAGGGCAAGGAGGTCGTCGCCCTCCCCTTCGGCGACCCGGACCTCGCCTCCATCGCGCACAACGGCAAGAACGTCACCGGCACGCTGAGCCACCTCAAGAGCGCCACGGACGTCGCCACGGCCACCGTGGCGACGATCCTCCACGTCACGCCGAGCACCGACTTCGCGTGGCCGGTGAACGGTGCCGTCGACCCGTCGATCGTCAAGATCGCCACCTCGGCGGGCGCCGACAAGGTGATCGCGCGCAGCGACAGCCTGAAGGAGACCGGCGACCTGCCGTACACGCCCTCCGCGGCCCGCCCCATCGGCGGCGGCACCACGGCGGTGGTCGCGGACACGCGGCTGTCCACGGCCTTCCAGGGAGACATGACGCGGGCCAGCGGCTCCACGCTCGCGGTGCAGAAGTTCCTCGCCACGAGCCTGACGACCACTCTTCAGACCGACAAGCAGCGCACCGTCGTCGTCGCCCCGCAGCGCATGCCGTCCGCGAGCCAGGCCCAGACGATGGAGAAGGCAATCACCGCTCTCCAGGACTCGAACTGGTCCCAGCCCCAGGAACTCACCGCGACCGCCGACACCAAGCCCGACCCGGGTGCCACCACCAAGGTGCCCTCGGCGTCCTCGTACCCCGCCACGCTGCGCAGGCAGCAGCTGCCCCAGTCGGCCTTCGCGCAGATCGCGACCACGCAGAACAAGCTCGACAACTTCAAGATCATCCTCACCGACAAGACTCGCGTGGAGACCCCCTTCGGACGCGCGATCAACCGTGAGATGGCCACATCCTGGCGCGGCCGGTCCGGCGCGGCAATCAGTTTCCGCAGAGGCGTGGAGTCGCACCTCAACGATCTGACCGACCAGGTCAAGCTGATCGAGAAGTCCGAGACGAAGCTCTCCGGCGGCAGCGCCACTATCCCGGTGACCGTCCAGAACAACCTCGTCCAGCCCGTGGACAACCTCGTGCTGCGTGTCACGTCGACGAACCCGACCCGACTCAAGATCGGTGACGACGACTACCAGGAGCGGTCCGTCGCCGTCACCGGCGGGCACAGCCAGTCGGTGAAGTTCACCACCTCGTCCAACGCCAACGGCCCGATCACGGTGATCGCCCAGCTCTACACGAAGAACGGCCAGAAGTACGGACCGGCCGTCTCCTTCGACGTGCGGGTCACCGAGTTCACGGCCATGGCGATGCTCGTCATCGGCGGCGGCTTCCTGCTGCTCGTACTCGCCGGACTGCGCATGTACACGCAGCGCAAGCGCGCCGCGGCCCGGCGAGCCGAAGAGGGCGAAGGCGAGCACGAGGGCGAGGACGGGGCGACGGAGGACACCGGCGGCGCCGACGAGAACCACGACGGCCCCGAGAGCCGTCCCCAGGGAGAGTCGGACGCGACGGTGCCGGCGGACGCCCCGGATCAGCCGAGTGACCCGACGCCGAACACCGCACCGGAAAGCGCCGACCCGTCCGGAACGGGTGAGAGAGTGGACCGTTGA
- the murJ gene encoding murein biosynthesis integral membrane protein MurJ — MNAPYDGDRGQGAGDSGHPEGPPPEHGQVPAQPPADAYLQDAYAQDPYRAQDLSAQDPVAEALYDRAAHPPPPPGTHQPQPPLYGQPAQSPYAPDPSVWAQTPAPEPDGATQYLPYGDDPRTTQYVGVDALVSQAGDQRHEPDAFAHLFRDQQQGSGQGPLDPPVVPGPSPSPAPGQGSVPRAQVPASDATMQLTPQAAPAPAVPSAASKKGGRAAGLLKSSAVMAAGTMVSRLTGFVRSALIVSALGLGMLGDSFQVAYQLPTMIYILTVGGGLNSVFVPQLVRAMKEDEDGGEAFANRLLTLVMVALGALTALAVFAAPLLVRALSVKIANDPAANEVAVTFTRYFLPTIFFMGIHVVMGQILNARGKFGAMMWTPVLNNVVIIVTLGMFIWVYGSAADSGMEVTTIPPEGQRLLGIGVLLGLVVQALAMIPYLRETGFRMRLRFDWRGHGLGKAAMLAKWTILFVLANQAGALVVTQLATAATGENPKIQGTGFAAYANAQLVWGLPQAIITVSLMAALLPRLARSAHEGDAGAVRDDISQGLRTTAVAIVPIAFGLVALGIPMCTLIFGSSGTTSATNMGFMLMAFALGLIPYSVQYVVLRAFYAYEDTRTPFYNTVIVAAVNATASALCFFLLPSRWAVVGMAASYGLAYAIGVGVAWNRLRKRLGGDLDGTRVLRTYARLGIASLPAALLSGAACYGIGHTLGQGVGGSFASLLGGGAVLLLVFYVAARRMRIEELNSLVGMVRGRLGR, encoded by the coding sequence ATGAACGCGCCGTACGACGGTGACCGCGGTCAGGGCGCGGGCGACTCGGGACATCCCGAGGGCCCGCCGCCCGAGCACGGCCAGGTGCCGGCGCAGCCCCCCGCGGACGCGTATCTCCAGGACGCCTACGCCCAGGACCCGTACCGGGCGCAGGATCTCTCCGCCCAGGACCCGGTGGCCGAGGCGCTCTACGACCGCGCCGCGCACCCCCCGCCGCCCCCCGGGACCCATCAGCCGCAGCCGCCGCTCTACGGACAGCCCGCCCAGTCGCCGTACGCCCCCGACCCGAGCGTGTGGGCCCAGACCCCGGCCCCCGAGCCGGACGGAGCCACGCAGTACCTGCCATACGGCGACGATCCCCGCACCACCCAGTACGTGGGTGTCGACGCCCTGGTATCCCAGGCCGGCGACCAACGCCACGAGCCTGACGCCTTCGCTCATCTGTTCCGGGACCAGCAGCAGGGCAGCGGGCAAGGGCCCCTGGACCCTCCGGTGGTACCCGGACCGTCTCCCTCACCCGCGCCGGGCCAGGGTTCAGTCCCGCGGGCCCAGGTTCCGGCGTCGGACGCCACGATGCAGCTCACCCCCCAAGCGGCACCCGCCCCCGCTGTACCGTCGGCGGCTTCCAAGAAGGGCGGTCGGGCCGCGGGTCTGCTGAAGTCGAGCGCCGTCATGGCGGCGGGCACGATGGTCTCCCGCCTCACCGGCTTCGTCCGCTCCGCGCTGATCGTGTCGGCCCTCGGCCTCGGCATGCTGGGCGACTCCTTCCAGGTCGCCTACCAGCTGCCCACCATGATCTACATCCTGACCGTGGGCGGCGGCCTCAACTCCGTCTTCGTCCCGCAGCTCGTGCGCGCCATGAAGGAGGACGAAGACGGCGGCGAGGCGTTCGCCAACCGCCTCCTCACCCTCGTCATGGTGGCCCTCGGCGCGCTCACCGCGCTCGCGGTGTTCGCGGCTCCCCTGCTGGTCCGCGCCCTATCGGTGAAGATCGCCAACGATCCGGCAGCCAACGAGGTCGCCGTCACCTTCACTCGCTACTTCCTGCCCACGATCTTCTTCATGGGCATCCACGTCGTGATGGGGCAGATCCTCAACGCGCGCGGGAAGTTCGGCGCGATGATGTGGACGCCGGTCCTGAACAACGTCGTCATCATCGTGACTCTCGGCATGTTCATCTGGGTGTACGGCAGCGCGGCGGACTCTGGTATGGAGGTCACCACCATCCCGCCGGAGGGCCAGCGCCTCCTCGGCATCGGTGTACTGCTCGGCCTTGTCGTCCAGGCCCTCGCGATGATCCCGTATCTGCGCGAGACCGGCTTCAGGATGCGGTTGCGCTTCGACTGGAGGGGGCACGGCCTCGGCAAGGCGGCGATGCTCGCCAAGTGGACGATCCTTTTCGTCCTCGCCAACCAGGCCGGCGCCCTCGTCGTCACCCAGCTGGCCACCGCCGCCACCGGCGAGAACCCGAAGATCCAGGGCACCGGCTTCGCGGCCTACGCCAACGCCCAGCTCGTCTGGGGCCTGCCGCAGGCCATCATCACGGTCTCCCTGATGGCCGCCCTGCTCCCGCGGCTGGCCCGCTCGGCCCACGAGGGCGACGCCGGCGCGGTCCGCGACGACATCTCCCAGGGTCTGCGCACCACCGCCGTCGCGATCGTGCCCATCGCCTTCGGCCTCGTGGCGCTCGGCATCCCGATGTGCACCCTGATCTTCGGCTCCTCGGGCACCACCAGCGCCACCAACATGGGCTTCATGCTGATGGCCTTCGCCCTCGGCCTGATCCCCTACTCCGTGCAGTACGTCGTCCTGCGCGCCTTCTACGCGTACGAGGACACCCGCACGCCCTTCTACAACACGGTGATCGTCGCCGCCGTCAACGCGACGGCCTCCGCCCTCTGCTTTTTCCTGCTCCCGTCCCGCTGGGCGGTGGTCGGCATGGCCGCCTCGTACGGCCTCGCGTACGCGATCGGTGTCGGCGTCGCCTGGAACCGGCTGCGCAAGCGGCTGGGCGGCGACCTCGACGGCACCCGTGTCCTGCGGACGTACGCCCGGCTGGGCATCGCCTCGCTACCGGCCGCGCTCCTCAGCGGCGCGGCCTGCTACGGCATCGGCCACACTCTTGGCCAGGGTGTCGGCGGCTCTTTCGCCTCCCTCCTCGGGGGCGGTGCGGTCCTGCTCCTCGTCTTCTACGTCGCCGCCCGCCGTATGCGCATTGAGGAACTGAACTCTCTGGTGGGTATGGTGCGCGGGCGACTGGGGCGGTGA
- a CDS encoding protein kinase family protein: MAERSTAAVDVADNSGDEPLTAQADESTADGAAQNRERDTENDEAQGSGGTESPGKASPPELHSGHKLARRYRLEECVTRLDGFSSWRAVDEKLRRAVGVHILPADHSRARSVLAAARSSALLGDPRFVQVLDAVEENDLVYVVHEWLPDATELTALLAAGPLEAHDAYQMVSQIASAMAAAHREGLAHLRLTPGTILRSSSGQWRVRGLAVNAALRGITSDTPQRADTEAIGALLYASLTQRWPYENDAYGLSGLPKGVGLIAPDQVRAGVHRGLSELAMRALANDGATASRHESACTTPEELVKAIGEMPRIRPPEPVFTAPPDYQRTTYQQGSYGRQAPRPGATQPLPTPPPPLQSRTGKALKWAVSALLIAALGLGSWQLADALMDRSNKSEDTDQTQTTDGGNKAPAKPVSKPIAIEGARDFDPLGEDGSENPNDIDKIYDTAAGTYWQTSYYTSSDFGRLKSGVGVILDLGKVQQVGKVTVTFVGDTSVELRAASGDTGTEPTSLDDYTKVAEGSGASVTLKPGKTVKSRYLLVWLTDLPKQVDDGKFRGRIVDVKVSS; this comes from the coding sequence GTGGCGGAACGGAGCACGGCTGCCGTCGACGTGGCAGACAACAGCGGCGACGAGCCGCTGACCGCGCAGGCGGACGAGTCCACGGCCGACGGCGCGGCCCAGAACCGGGAGCGGGACACGGAGAACGACGAGGCACAGGGGAGCGGCGGGACCGAGAGTCCCGGAAAGGCCTCACCGCCCGAACTGCACAGCGGTCACAAACTCGCCAGGCGCTACCGCCTGGAGGAGTGCGTCACCCGTCTGGACGGATTCAGCAGCTGGCGCGCGGTCGACGAGAAACTGCGTCGCGCCGTCGGCGTGCACATCCTGCCCGCAGACCACTCACGGGCACGTTCCGTGCTGGCCGCGGCCCGCTCCTCGGCGCTTCTCGGAGACCCCCGCTTCGTGCAGGTCCTCGACGCCGTCGAGGAGAACGACCTCGTGTACGTCGTCCACGAATGGCTCCCCGACGCCACAGAGCTGACGGCGCTCCTGGCCGCCGGCCCCCTGGAGGCGCACGACGCCTACCAGATGGTCAGCCAGATCGCCTCCGCCATGGCGGCCGCCCACCGGGAGGGCCTCGCGCATCTGCGTCTGACCCCGGGCACCATCCTGCGGAGTTCGTCCGGCCAGTGGCGTGTGCGCGGCCTCGCGGTCAACGCCGCGCTGCGCGGCATCACGTCCGACACCCCGCAGCGCGCCGACACCGAGGCGATCGGCGCCCTGCTGTACGCCTCGCTCACCCAGCGCTGGCCCTACGAGAACGACGCCTACGGCCTGTCCGGGCTGCCCAAGGGCGTCGGTCTCATCGCGCCCGACCAGGTGCGCGCCGGGGTCCACCGGGGCCTGTCGGAGCTCGCGATGCGCGCCCTCGCCAACGACGGCGCCACCGCCTCCCGCCACGAGTCCGCGTGCACGACGCCCGAGGAGTTGGTCAAGGCGATCGGCGAGATGCCCCGCATCCGCCCGCCGGAGCCGGTCTTCACGGCCCCGCCCGACTACCAGCGCACCACGTACCAACAGGGCTCGTACGGCCGCCAGGCACCCCGCCCGGGCGCCACACAGCCCCTGCCCACCCCGCCGCCTCCGCTGCAGAGCCGTACCGGCAAGGCGCTGAAGTGGGCTGTGTCGGCGCTGCTGATCGCCGCGCTGGGCCTGGGTAGTTGGCAACTGGCGGACGCGCTCATGGACCGGAGCAACAAGTCCGAAGACACCGACCAGACCCAGACGACAGACGGTGGAAACAAGGCCCCGGCGAAGCCTGTGAGCAAGCCCATCGCCATCGAAGGTGCCCGTGATTTCGACCCGCTCGGCGAGGACGGGTCCGAGAACCCGAACGACATAGACAAGATCTACGACACCGCTGCGGGCACGTACTGGCAGACGAGCTACTACACGAGCTCCGACTTCGGAAGGTTGAAGTCGGGCGTCGGAGTCATCCTCGACCTCGGCAAGGTCCAGCAGGTCGGAAAGGTGACCGTCACCTTCGTCGGCGACACCTCAGTGGAACTCCGCGCCGCCTCGGGTGACACCGGTACGGAGCCGACGTCCCTGGACGATTACACCAAGGTGGCCGAAGGCTCGGGCGCGAGTGTGACCCTCAAGCCCGGCAAGACCGTCAAGTCTCGCTATCTTCTGGTCTGGCTGACAGATCTGCCGAAGCAGGTCGACGACGGCAAGTTCCGCGGCAGGATCGTGGACGTCAAGGTGAGCAGCTGA